The Alnus glutinosa chromosome 7, dhAlnGlut1.1, whole genome shotgun sequence genome includes a region encoding these proteins:
- the LOC133872436 gene encoding uncharacterized protein LOC133872436: MIIYSEIFLWFSITYLPKDVHIYIYGNYHVKNFYLKFQPLLGRTCICVSLETERIMGCGKSKSKDSVVHQKNVLTSCSTTRSKGGKNGAPEKEMPCAIPAREEYDTKKPIPGKEKLITVKKSGLDGDETYYSAEEEPEAEGK, encoded by the exons ATGATAATTTACTCTGAAATATTTCTCTGGTTTTCAATTACATACCTTCCTAAagatgttcatatatatatatatggaaactATCATGTCAAGAACTTCTATTTAAAGTTCCAACCCCTACTTGGGCGTACATGCATTTGTGTGTCTCTAGAGACGGAGAGAATCATGGGCTGCGGCAAGTCGAAGAGCAAGGATTCAG TTGTGCACCAAAAGAATGTCCTCACAAGTTGCAGCACGACGCGTAGTAAAGGCGGCAAGAACGGTGCGCCGGAGAAAGAGATGCCTTGTGCAATTCCGGCAAGAGAGGAGTACGACACAAAGAAACCAATTCCGGGAAAAGAAAAGCTTATCACAGTGAAGAAATCTGGTTTAGATGGTGATGAAACTTATTATTCAGCAGAGGAAGAACCTGAAGCAGAGGGAAAGTGA
- the LOC133874267 gene encoding uncharacterized protein LOC133874267, with the protein MSASSEDFSVLVLASDLGIDARPFLSHREGDKDEEEEQENWHDCSQYLSPDEDFSDLDFLQFFRLQGSDKQGNRVFRIVGKYFPAPVVSGERLKRYIFHKICSELPGGPFCIAYMHSTVQKEDNSPGITILRWIYEELPSDIKERLKILYFIHPGLRSRLAFATLGRLFLSGGLYWKIKYVSRLQYLWDDIKKGEVEIPEFVKNHDDVLEHRPLTDYGIEPDPLHLNEVPSTAYSFGRYEERWGSREYMS; encoded by the exons atgtcAGCCTCATCGGAAGATTTCTCGGTGCTGGTGCTGGCTTCGGATCTGGGCATAGATGCCCGGCCCTTCTTGTCTCACCGAGAAGGAGACAAAGACGAAGAAGAGGAGCAAGAGAACTGGCACGACTGCTCTCAGTACCTCTCTCCCGACGAAGACTTCTCCGATCTCGATTTCCTCCAATTCTTTCGCCTCCAAGGCTCCGACAAGCAAGGCAACCGCGTTTTCCGTATTGTGGGAAAGTACTTTCCCG CTCCAGTTGTGAGTGGGGAGCGGCTGAAGAGGTATATTTTCCACAAAATATGCAGTGAATTGCCAGGAGGGCCATTCTGCATTGCTTACATGCATAGTACTGTGCAAAAGGAGGACAATTCGCCAGGAATTACTATCTTGAGGTGGATTTATGAAGAACTTCCCTCGGATATCAAGGAAAGGCTTAAAATTTTGTACTTTATTCATCCTGGACTCCGCTCAAGGCTTGCCTTTGCCACTCTCGGCCGACTTTTCCTAAGTGGAGG CTTATATTGGAAAATCAAATATGTGAGCCGCCTGCAATACCTTTGGGACGACATAAAGAAGGGAGAGGTCGAGATTCCGGAATTTGTGAAGAACCATGACGATGTTCTGGAGCATAGACCACTCACAGACTATGGCATTGAACCAGACCCTTTACACTTGAATGAAGTGCCTTCCACGGCCTACTCATTTGGGAGGTATGAAGAGAGATGGGGGTCAAGGGAATATATGTCATAG